One window of Thermoplasmata archaeon genomic DNA carries:
- the rqcH gene encoding ribosome rescue protein RqcH, which translates to MKTALSSFDLKALVAEWQDLVGAYVDKAYQKEGEVIFRINVPGREKVELYSKSGQWLCLHEVEDKPDSPPAFAQTLRRLLDNARITAVEQRWFDRIAILTVDRGGEALRIIFELFGKGNLIVTRGDTTVACLYAQTYKDRVVRPDEPYAFPPAGVDPLELDRNGFGTTIREAKGQVVRVLASLLNLGGQYAEELCLRARVDKDTKVRDLADAQVDALYTALNNIVVALDQERRPAVISKDKRAIDATPVELLQYAQADREEFPTFNAALSRYLNVAEPEATPPDEVAAKFERRIAQQEETLKALRDEIIRDEAQAIFLYGHYPLFDELLKGIREGRDPPEHGQIKAVDRKAHTVTVAIGDFDALVLAYDKDVTANAQALYEARREAQLKAQRVEEAIATTRQELAAARKKAVKVAKRPKVKGTRAMWFDAYRWTMSSEGFLILGGRDARTNDQLVKKHLKEGDRYAHADLHGAPSTVVKEGSKAGEVTLREACEFALAYSKAWSAGTASGSAYWVLPEQVSKQAESGEFLPRGAFVIRGKRNYVHDLPVRLAIGEVEVEGHRKIMGGPVSAVVSRSPKYVVLAPGKEDRERLAKRLAAVFEVPIEEIARILPAGGTDVVESVGVTL; encoded by the coding sequence ATGAAGACCGCCCTCTCCTCCTTCGACCTCAAAGCCCTCGTCGCGGAGTGGCAGGACCTCGTCGGCGCGTACGTCGACAAGGCGTACCAGAAGGAAGGCGAGGTCATCTTCCGGATCAACGTCCCCGGCCGCGAGAAGGTCGAGCTGTACTCCAAGTCGGGACAATGGCTCTGCCTTCACGAGGTCGAGGACAAGCCGGATTCGCCGCCCGCGTTCGCGCAGACGCTGCGGCGGCTGCTCGACAACGCGCGCATCACCGCCGTGGAGCAGCGCTGGTTCGACCGGATCGCGATCCTGACCGTGGACCGGGGCGGCGAGGCGCTCCGGATCATCTTCGAGCTGTTCGGGAAGGGCAACCTGATCGTCACGCGAGGCGACACCACCGTGGCCTGCCTGTACGCGCAGACGTACAAGGACCGCGTCGTGCGCCCGGACGAACCGTACGCGTTCCCGCCCGCAGGAGTCGACCCTTTGGAGCTCGACCGGAACGGGTTCGGAACGACGATCCGGGAGGCCAAGGGTCAGGTCGTCCGCGTCCTCGCGAGCCTCCTCAACCTCGGAGGCCAGTACGCCGAGGAGCTCTGCCTTCGCGCACGCGTGGACAAGGACACGAAGGTGCGGGATCTCGCGGACGCGCAGGTGGACGCGCTCTACACGGCCCTGAACAACATCGTGGTGGCCCTGGACCAGGAGCGCCGGCCCGCGGTGATCTCCAAGGACAAGAGGGCCATCGACGCGACGCCCGTCGAACTCCTGCAGTATGCGCAGGCGGACCGGGAGGAGTTCCCGACGTTCAACGCCGCCCTCTCCCGCTACCTGAATGTCGCGGAGCCCGAGGCGACTCCGCCCGACGAGGTCGCCGCGAAGTTCGAACGCCGAATCGCCCAGCAGGAGGAGACGCTCAAGGCCCTGCGGGACGAGATCATCCGGGACGAGGCGCAAGCGATCTTCCTGTACGGCCATTATCCGCTATTCGATGAGCTGCTGAAAGGGATTCGCGAGGGACGGGACCCGCCCGAGCACGGCCAGATCAAGGCCGTGGACCGGAAGGCGCACACGGTGACCGTGGCCATCGGAGACTTCGACGCGCTCGTCCTCGCCTACGACAAGGACGTCACCGCGAACGCGCAGGCCCTGTACGAGGCGCGGCGCGAGGCGCAGCTCAAGGCGCAGCGCGTCGAAGAGGCCATTGCGACGACGCGGCAGGAGCTCGCCGCCGCGCGCAAGAAGGCGGTCAAGGTCGCGAAGCGCCCGAAGGTCAAGGGCACGAGGGCCATGTGGTTCGACGCCTACCGGTGGACGATGTCCTCGGAGGGCTTCCTGATCCTCGGTGGCCGGGACGCGCGGACGAACGACCAGCTCGTGAAGAAGCACCTCAAGGAGGGCGACCGCTACGCCCACGCGGACCTCCACGGCGCGCCGTCCACCGTGGTCAAGGAAGGATCCAAGGCCGGGGAGGTCACGCTCCGAGAGGCGTGTGAGTTCGCGCTCGCGTACAGCAAGGCCTGGTCCGCGGGAACCGCGAGCGGCAGCGCGTACTGGGTGCTGCCCGAGCAGGTGTCCAAGCAGGCCGAGTCGGGCGAGTTCCTGCCCCGCGGCGCCTTCGTCATCCGCGGCAAGCGGAACTATGTCCACGATCTCCCCGTGCGCCTGGCCATCGGCGAGGTCGAGGTGGAGGGCCATCGGAAGATCATGGGCGGGCCCGTCTCCGCGGTCGTCTCCCGCTCCCCCAAGTACGTCGTCCTCGCACCGGGGAAGGAGGACCGCGAGCGTCTCGCGAAGCGACTTGCGGCGGTCTTCGAGGTGCCCATCGAGGAGATCGCCCGCATCCTCCCGGCGGGAGGCACTGACGTCGTCGAGAGCGTCGGCGTGACCCTGTAA
- a CDS encoding zinc metalloprotease HtpX, producing the protein MGARIRLFILFATLTAVFVIFGWAIGSYFFADPVSSVILFLIMAAGINIVSYFLSDRMVLWSYRAKMITEAQAPDLFRIVREVSQKANLPMPRVAVVPTQTPNAFATGRNPNRAVVAVTQGILGILTEDELRGVIAHEISHVKNRDILVMAVAATIAGAISYLAQIAMWNSLFGGGRNRNASEGTAIIAILGMILAPIAALLVQLAISRSRETKADYSGAKTIGEPLALASALQKLETANRRRPFQFGSPASQGLFIVNPFAATSLTRLFRTHPPIEERIRKLQDLARGVDTY; encoded by the coding sequence ATGGGAGCGCGCATCCGCCTCTTCATCCTCTTCGCGACGCTGACGGCGGTCTTCGTCATCTTCGGCTGGGCGATCGGTTCCTACTTCTTCGCGGACCCCGTTTCGAGCGTGATCCTGTTCCTGATCATGGCCGCGGGCATCAACATCGTGAGCTACTTCCTCTCCGACCGGATGGTCCTCTGGTCGTACCGCGCGAAGATGATCACGGAGGCACAGGCTCCCGACCTGTTCCGGATCGTTCGAGAGGTCTCGCAGAAGGCGAACCTCCCCATGCCGCGGGTCGCCGTGGTCCCGACCCAGACACCGAACGCGTTCGCCACGGGCCGCAACCCGAACCGCGCCGTTGTCGCGGTCACCCAGGGCATCCTCGGGATCCTGACCGAGGACGAGCTGCGCGGCGTGATCGCCCACGAGATCTCCCACGTGAAGAACCGAGACATCCTGGTCATGGCGGTCGCCGCCACGATCGCGGGCGCGATCTCCTACCTGGCCCAGATCGCGATGTGGAACTCGCTCTTCGGGGGCGGGCGCAACCGGAATGCGTCCGAAGGCACGGCCATCATCGCCATCCTCGGGATGATCCTCGCCCCGATCGCCGCCCTCCTGGTCCAGCTCGCCATCTCTCGCAGCCGGGAGACCAAGGCGGACTACAGCGGCGCCAAGACGATCGGCGAGCCCCTCGCCCTCGCCTCCGCGCTCCAGAAGCTCGAGACCGCGAACCGCCGGCGGCCGTTCCAGTTCGGCAGCCCAGCGTCCCAGGGTCTGTTCATCGTGAACCCGTTCGCCGCGACGAGCCTCACGCGGCTGTTCCGGACCCACCCGCCCATCGAGGAGCGCATCCGGAAGCTGCAGGACCTGGCCCGCGGCGTGGACACCTACTGA
- a CDS encoding TrpB-like pyridoxal phosphate-dependent enzyme: protein MTLPEDDRPTKWYNIVPDLPEPLPPPKDPEEGPSRVKLLPELLLGECLRQENSTQRWIDIPEEIQELYAQAGRPRPLFRAKRLEQKLGTPAHLYYKAEFYSPTGSHKVNTALAQAFYARKEGYERLTTETGAGQWGTALAYAASLAGLQTTIYWVRAVHDWKTQRRAFMKLYGAEVYASPSHHTKTGRELLKENPKHPGSLGIAVSEGLEDARGDDKAIYCLGSVLNHVLLHQTVIGLETKAQFQRIGEYPDVMISCLGGGSNFGGFTLPFFADAINGKDIRFIAAQSQAAPNLQGEYRYDFADHAEITPLLKMYTLGHHAEMHPIRGDGLRYHGAAPILSFLRHLGYLDTVAYPADEKYVFERARTFVQTEGFLPAPESAYSVACAMDEAVKCKESGEKKTIAFNISGHGFMDMEGYAEVLGV, encoded by the coding sequence GTGACGCTGCCGGAGGACGACCGTCCCACGAAGTGGTACAACATCGTACCCGACCTGCCCGAGCCCCTGCCGCCGCCCAAGGACCCGGAGGAGGGGCCGTCGCGCGTCAAGCTCCTCCCGGAGCTGCTCCTGGGCGAATGCCTCCGCCAGGAGAACTCGACGCAGCGGTGGATCGACATCCCCGAGGAGATCCAGGAGCTGTACGCCCAGGCGGGCCGCCCGCGGCCGCTGTTCCGCGCGAAGCGCCTCGAACAGAAGCTCGGGACGCCCGCCCACCTGTACTACAAGGCGGAGTTCTACAGTCCGACGGGGAGCCACAAGGTGAACACGGCCCTGGCCCAGGCCTTCTACGCGAGGAAGGAGGGCTACGAGCGCCTGACCACGGAGACCGGTGCGGGGCAGTGGGGGACCGCGCTCGCATACGCCGCGAGCCTCGCGGGCTTGCAGACGACGATCTACTGGGTCCGCGCGGTTCACGACTGGAAGACGCAGCGGCGCGCGTTCATGAAGCTCTACGGCGCGGAGGTGTACGCGTCCCCGAGCCACCACACGAAGACGGGGCGCGAACTCCTCAAAGAGAACCCGAAGCACCCGGGTTCCCTAGGGATTGCGGTCTCCGAGGGCCTCGAGGACGCGCGCGGCGACGACAAGGCGATCTACTGCCTGGGCTCCGTCCTGAACCATGTCCTACTCCACCAGACGGTCATCGGGCTCGAGACGAAGGCCCAGTTCCAGCGCATCGGCGAATATCCGGACGTCATGATCTCGTGCCTCGGAGGCGGCTCGAACTTTGGCGGATTCACGCTTCCCTTCTTTGCGGACGCCATCAACGGCAAGGACATTCGGTTCATCGCGGCCCAGAGCCAGGCCGCACCGAACCTCCAGGGCGAGTATCGCTACGATTTCGCAGACCACGCGGAGATCACCCCGCTCCTGAAGATGTACACCCTGGGTCACCACGCGGAGATGCACCCGATCCGCGGGGACGGCCTGCGGTACCACGGGGCGGCGCCCATCCTCTCGTTCCTGCGGCACCTGGGGTACCTCGACACGGTGGCCTACCCGGCGGATGAGAAGTACGTGTTCGAGCGTGCCCGGACCTTCGTCCAGACGGAGGGGTTCCTTCCCGCGCCCGAGAGTGCCTACAGCGTCGCGTGCGCGATGGACGAGGCCGTGAAATGCAAGGAGAGCGGCGAGAAGAAGACCATCGCGTTCAACATCAGCGGCCACGGCTTCATGGACATGGAGGGATACGCGGAGGTCCTCGGCGTCTGA
- a CDS encoding arginine deiminase family protein, producing the protein MAASYGCQSMVDPLRRVLVRRPDTAFAVEDPRAWHYKGRPDLGIARAEHDAFVGLMRDAGVEVLYHDAAQPGRADSIFVHDPAIVTDRGAVLLRMGKRLREGEESAIGRRFEELDVPIFYELHDDARAEGGDLVWVDHGTLAVGQGFRTNEEGLRQLEEALGPIGVKAVSADLPYGEGPDACLHLMSLISLIRSNLAVIYEPLLPTPLHGLLVHRGFRFVTVPDDEFDSMGCNVLAVAPGECVMLEGNPVTKARLEKAGCRVRTYRGNEISLKAEGGPTCLTRPILRR; encoded by the coding sequence ATGGCCGCGTCCTACGGCTGCCAGAGCATGGTGGACCCGCTCCGCCGCGTCCTGGTGCGGCGGCCCGACACCGCGTTCGCCGTGGAGGACCCCCGTGCGTGGCACTACAAGGGGCGGCCGGATCTCGGGATCGCCCGCGCCGAGCACGACGCGTTCGTCGGCCTCATGCGCGACGCCGGCGTCGAGGTGCTCTACCACGATGCCGCGCAGCCCGGCCGCGCGGACTCCATCTTCGTCCACGATCCCGCCATCGTCACGGACCGCGGTGCGGTTCTCCTGCGGATGGGCAAGCGCCTCCGGGAAGGCGAGGAGAGCGCGATCGGCCGGAGATTCGAAGAGCTGGACGTGCCCATCTTCTACGAGCTCCACGACGACGCGCGCGCGGAGGGCGGCGACCTGGTGTGGGTGGACCACGGCACGCTTGCCGTGGGTCAGGGGTTCCGGACCAACGAGGAGGGTCTGCGGCAACTCGAGGAGGCGCTGGGGCCGATCGGCGTGAAGGCCGTGTCCGCGGACCTGCCGTACGGTGAGGGGCCGGACGCCTGCCTCCACTTGATGTCCCTGATCAGCCTGATTCGGTCGAACCTGGCGGTCATCTACGAGCCCCTCCTCCCCACGCCGCTCCACGGGCTCCTCGTGCACCGCGGCTTCCGCTTCGTCACCGTCCCCGACGACGAGTTCGATTCCATGGGCTGCAACGTCCTCGCCGTCGCGCCGGGCGAGTGCGTCATGCTCGAGGGCAACCCGGTCACGAAGGCGCGGCTCGAGAAGGCAGGCTGCCGGGTGCGCACGTATCGCGGGAACGAGATCTCCCTGAAGGCGGAGGGTGGCCCTACGTGCCTTACCCGGCCGATCCTCCGGCGCTAG